Proteins co-encoded in one Candidatus Brocadia sp. genomic window:
- a CDS encoding polysaccharide pyruvyl transferase, producing the protein MKVKNKNKKNIFKVGISGSYGGLNLGDEAILQSIITQLRQSLPVEITVFSRNPEDTLRRHHVERAVPVRNITRDEVLPEIERLDLMILGGGGILFDPEVKIYLREVVLAQEKGVPTMVYAVGVGPLNDPTTREMVRDCLNRATIVTVRERDAQKALEEVGVSREIVVTADPALLLKPEPLPPGTLKREHLDGQRCMIGMSVREPGFAAPDISEDHYHALLADAADYMVDRFDADVIFIPMERLVKDMQQSHAVVARMLRASRATVLKGEYTSGQLLSIIGHLSFAVGMRLHFLIFSAIQGVPFVALPYASKISGFIEGLHMIMPPLNLVNAGRLIAYIDRSWDKQRLLQRQINRALPGLKRRALENNTFLVRLLKEGRKRKEGLTRKSSDKLLIGG; encoded by the coding sequence ATGAAAGTAAAAAATAAAAATAAAAAAAATATTTTTAAGGTAGGCATATCGGGGTCCTACGGTGGTCTGAATTTGGGTGATGAGGCAATATTGCAAAGTATTATTACTCAGTTGCGTCAATCTTTGCCCGTGGAGATTACCGTATTTTCACGGAATCCTGAAGATACTTTACGACGGCACCATGTTGAGCGGGCGGTACCGGTTCGTAACATAACCCGTGATGAGGTACTTCCTGAGATTGAACGGCTCGATCTTATGATTCTTGGTGGAGGAGGAATTTTATTCGATCCGGAGGTGAAAATATACTTACGGGAAGTAGTACTGGCGCAAGAGAAGGGCGTGCCGACAATGGTCTATGCCGTAGGTGTCGGACCACTGAATGACCCAACTACCAGGGAAATGGTGCGGGATTGTTTGAACAGGGCAACAATAGTGACTGTTCGTGAGCGGGATGCTCAGAAGGCACTGGAGGAAGTGGGAGTGAGTCGTGAGATCGTGGTGACAGCGGACCCCGCACTTCTTCTCAAGCCTGAGCCTCTGCCACCCGGTACATTAAAAAGGGAGCATCTCGATGGACAACGTTGTATGATAGGCATGTCTGTCCGTGAGCCGGGGTTCGCTGCCCCGGATATCTCCGAAGATCATTATCATGCGCTTTTAGCAGATGCAGCTGATTATATGGTGGATCGTTTCGATGCCGATGTGATATTCATTCCTATGGAGCGGCTTGTGAAGGATATGCAGCAGTCCCATGCGGTAGTTGCTCGTATGCTTCGTGCATCACGGGCCACCGTGTTGAAAGGTGAATATACGTCAGGACAACTGCTCTCTATCATTGGGCATTTGTCATTTGCAGTCGGTATGCGTTTGCATTTTCTCATTTTCTCGGCGATCCAGGGGGTACCTTTTGTTGCACTGCCGTATGCATCCAAAATTAGCGGGTTTATTGAGGGATTACACATGATAATGCCTCCTCTCAATTTAGTGAACGCTGGCAGGCTTATAGCTTATATAGACCGATCCTGGGATAAGCAGCGTTTGCTGCAGAGGCAAATCAACCGTGCTCTTCCAGGGCTGAAAAGGCGTGCCCTTGAGAACAATACTTTTTTGGTACGCTTACTGAAGGAAGGCCGGAAGCGAAAAGAAGGTTTAACAAGAAAGTCATCCGATAAATTACTTATAGGAGGGTAG
- a CDS encoding DUF433 domain-containing protein has translation MKYQEIITIEPGKRCGKPCIRGMRITVYDVLSYLAAGMTTQEILKDFPYLTKEDIQACLSYAADRERQLLITQS, from the coding sequence ATGAAATATCAAGAAATAATAACAATTGAACCTGGGAAACGCTGCGGTAAACCGTGTATTCGTGGTATGCGCATCACGGTATATGACGTATTGTCCTATTTGGCAGCCGGTATGACCACACAAGAAATACTAAAAGATTTTCCCTACTTGACGAAGGAAGACATTCAGGCATGTTTGAGCTATGCAGCAGACCGTGAGCGTCAGTTGCTGATAACGCAGTCATGA